In one window of Carcharodon carcharias isolate sCarCar2 chromosome 14, sCarCar2.pri, whole genome shotgun sequence DNA:
- the LOC121287606 gene encoding uncharacterized protein LOC121287606, whose protein sequence is MEKDQRVEIGHEKIDEKRNENKEREKERERVKDHIKERDRDRERRRSKHKESKKAERREIREKEENIQRRATGGEARIDKKEDEAKRKDYEGHMMDHGNGAIIVQTPMSCHEENLIIKEGKPGKTLKSASVHNTRGATADIGSKGRSGDEKHASGQPHHRGERDSRGGGEKILERWEKVSIPGTYPEPRNGISENHRSMSVEGESWGDPSSQRPKYSYRANMDKGEEEGNRHHHEKHYSPSPESLTEPSCRIAHIMHSNFNSPDPKVIQGKHRSADKPPRPESKDSNRRRGESRQSPNVHLYMSELVPHPFETKNQTFVDGRPPTEHGKRKSRRSSKEESANGMNTQGLQTTDEETLNVRDDKMGKLMKARSESPRDIPADMGSKGRSRDDKYFSGHIQPRVERDSKGGGEKILERSEKVPLFSSHLESRRRVSENHTPFSVEDESWGEPYISPSSQRPKYSYRASMDKGEEIRYAPDKYSYSTPAEPNLRVSQKMEYTVISNIKTPEIKRKHIKHKSLVREHMTIEPDMKELNNIQPVMIMQSPDIELGVSRSYSKADSAVEQIPSGFADISLSPDYPGRKTQKISRDKNSTAINAVETWNSPEFQSTAANETDEYSQGGSSLGAIKCLEGWGKGLVYEPQFETKQGDRCSDGSPEKKETYPVQWLSNSRRPRYSYGTNRDVEDESVNLLKKSIAHLSQVSDQPVLRITNKSEYMVSSTSTSPEMNRKLIKYTSSLEDQPSALSNFINKAKQLEIATTMQPVSAYESSTVPCPLNSDSSTKDDQQANELDYGGSNFIYKTSVPGSQVELSSTNSQDRPREWQRGVYSKPNPHDLPDGDTHRERKETVSGDVKLMASQSSTSLRQRAVSSLGMTLTDGTLSVDIPRPIVSASRKNLLGTTYNTEMVSNKVRSKPVHFKHQYQECQKRSLQTRKRYQEEVKAALMIQAAWKGYQTRAQIRKQAEAAVIIQAAYRGYQIRKFLTEGISENEMDELNDLQNEDWQNSEYPDVFLEEISQSDYSESDADSTEDWLESPVSMIMGSPGSYGNESLVHEGSPIDVGCPNPLPQYESVYQSQTCNWGGI, encoded by the exons ATGGAAAAAGATCAACGTGTAGAAATAGGTCACGAGAAAATAGATGAGAAAAGGAATGAAAATAAGGAacgtgagaaagaaagagagagagtgaaggatcacattaaagagagagacagagatagggaaaggcgCAGAAGTAAACATAAAGAGAGCAAGAaggcagaaaggagagagatcagggagAAAGAAGAGAATATTCAAAGGCGAGCAACAGGAGGTGAGGCCCGAATAGACAAGAAAGAAGATGAAGCAAAAAGGAAAGACTATGAAG GTCATATGATGGACCACGGAAATGGTGCCATTATTGTTCAGACGCCAATGAGCTGTCATGAGGAAAACCTGATCATTAAGGAGGGCAAACCAGGCAAAACCCTTAAATCTGCCTCAGTACATAATACGAGAGGAGCAACAGCTGATATCGGGTCCAAGGGGAGGTCAGGAGATGAGAAGCATGCCAGTGGGCAGCCACATCACAGAGGTGAAAGAGACAGTAGGGGAGGCGGGGAGAAGATTCTAGAAAGGTGGGAGAAGGTTTCTATCCCTGGTACGTACCCAGAACCAAGAAATGGAATTTCCGAAAACCACAGATCCATGTCAGTGGAGGGGGAAAGTTGGGGGGATCCCTCATCACAGCGCCCAAAATATAGTTACAGGGCCAACATGGACAAAGGTGAAGAGGAGGGCAACAGACACCACCATGAGAAGCACTACAGTCCCTCACCAGAGTCCCTCACAGAGCCCAGCTGTAGAATTGCCCACATCATGCATTCAAATTTCAATAGTCCTGACCCAAAGGTAATCCAGGGTAAACATCGCAGCGCAGATAAACCACCAAGGCCTGAATCCAAAGATTCAAACAGGAGACggggagaaagcagacagagCCCTAATGTCCATCTTTATATGTCTGAGTTAGTGCCTCATCCCTTTGAAACCAAGAACCAGACGTTCGTTGACGGTCGACCTCCAACTGAACACGGCAAAAGGAAGTCCAGAAGGAGTTCAAAAGAGGAAAGTGCGAATGGCATGAATACCCAGGGGCTCCAGACAACTGATGAGGAGACTTTGAATGTCCGGGATGACAAAATGGGCAAGCTTATGAAGGCCAGGTCTGAGTCTCCTCGCGATATCCCAGCAGACATGGGGTCAAAGGGAAGGTCACGAGATGACAAATATTTCAGTGGCCATATCCAACCAAGGGTTGAAAGAGACagcaagggagggggagagaagattCTGGAACGGTCAGAGAAGGTTCCTCTCTTCAGTTCACACTTAGAGTCAAGACGTCGAGTATCCGAAAACCACACACCTTTCTCAGTGGAGGATGAAAGTTGGGGAGAACCCTACATCAGCCCCTCATCACAGCGCCCAAAATACAGCTACAGGGCcagcatggataaaggggaagagATCAGATATGCTCCTGATAAATATTCCTACAGCACACCTGCAGAACCCAACCTGCGAGTTTCACAAAAGATGGAGTACACAGTGATATCCAACATCAAAACCCCCGAGATCAAGAGAAAACACATAAAGCACAAGAGTTTGGTCAGGGAACACATGACAATTGAACCAGATATGAAAGAGCTGAACAACATTCAACCAGTGATGATAATGCAGAGCCCAGATATTGAACTTGGTGTGTCCAGGTCATACTCTAAGGCTGATTCTGCTGTTGAGCAGATTCCCAGTGGCTTTGCAGACATTTCTTTGTCACCTGATTATCCTGGAAGAAAAACACAAAAAATCTCAAGAGATAAAAACTCTACAGCAATCAATGCTGTTGAGACTTGGAACAGTCCGGAATTCCAGAGCACTGCAGCAAACGAAACAGATGAATATAGTCAAGGTGGTTCCTCACTGGGAGCGATAAAGTGTTTGGAAGGATGGGGGAAAGGGCTCGTTTACGAACCCCAGTTTGAGACAAAACAGGGAGACAGGTGTTCTGATGGATCTCCTGAGAAAAAGGAAACCTATCCAGTACAGTGGCTGTCCAATTCAAGGAGGCCTAGGTACAGCTATGGTACTAATAGAGATGTGGAAGATGAAAGTGTAAATCTGTTGAAAAAAAGCATTGCTCACCTTTCTCAGGTGTCTGATCAACCAGTGCTTAGAATTACCAATAAATCAGAATATATGGTATCCTCCACATCAACCAGTCCTGAGATGAACAGGAAACTGATCAAATATACCAGCTCATTGGAGGATCAGCCATCTGCTCTTTCTAACTTCATTAACAAAGCCAAGCAACTCGAAATTGCAACGACAATGCAGCCGGTCTCAGCCTATGAGTCCTCGACAGTGCCGTGCCCATTGAATTCAGACAGCTCAACCAAAGACGATCAACAGGCCAATGAACTAGACTATGGTGGTAGCAACTTTATATACAAGACTTCTGTTCCCGGAAGTCAGGTAGAATTAAGTTCCACTAACTCTCAGGATAGACCAAGAGAATGGCAGAGAGGTGTTTACAGCAAACCTAACCCTCATGACCTACCAGATGGGGACACTCATCGAGAACGCAAGGAAACTGTTTCAGGAGATGTCAAACTGATGGCTTCACAATCATCGACCTCACTTCGCCAGAGAGCGGTGTCTTCATTGGGAATGACATTAACCGATGGGACTTTGTCTGTTGATATCCCTAGACCAATTGTGTCTGCATCGCGGAAGAATCTGCTTGGAACAACTTACAACACTGAGATGGTCTCAAATAAGGTACGCTCCAAACCTGTTCACTTCAAACACCAATACCAGGAGTGTCAAAAGAGATCACTGCAGACCCGAAAACGGTACCAAGAGGAAGTGAAGGCAGCCCTGATGATCCAGGCTGCGTGGAAAGGCTACCAGACTAGAGCACAGATTCGGAAACAGGCAGAGGCTGCGGTTATAATCCAAGCAGCCTATCGCGGCTACCAGATCAGAAAGTTTCTAACAGAGGGTATTAGTGAGAATGAAATGGATGAACTAAACGACTTACAGAATGAAGACTGGCAAAACTCTGAATATCCAGATGTCTTTCTAGAAGAAATTTCACAGAGTGACTACAGTGAGAGTGATGCAGATTCAACAGAGGACTGGCTGGAGTCACCTGTCAGCATGATAATGGGCAGCCCAGGGAGTTATGGAAATGAAAGCTTAGTCCATGAGGGCAGCCCTATCGATGTTGGTTGCCCAAACCCTTTGCCGCAGTATGAAAGTGTATACCAATCGCAGACCTGCAACTGGGGAGGGATTTAG